One Vallitalea pronyensis genomic region harbors:
- a CDS encoding WecB/TagA/CpsF family glycosyltransferase codes for MKVDILGVKFDNYTMDQAMNEVVQQLKKEKNAYKIYTPNPEIVMMANEHMDFMNILNRGDLVIPDGIGVVIGAKIMKKDIPERVAGYDLVQNILAEIADNKMTAYFLGSAKGIAEEAAHHMEKAYPGLKVMGTHDGYFDDQEEKHIIASIQSLQPDVLLVGLGAYRQEKWIDDHVEKLGVKVAIGVGGSLDGMAGHVKRAPVIFQKLYMEWLYRLIKQPSRARRMLKLPLFLIHVIRHRKH; via the coding sequence ATGAAAGTGGATATACTGGGTGTGAAGTTTGATAACTATACCATGGACCAAGCCATGAATGAAGTGGTGCAGCAGTTGAAAAAAGAAAAAAATGCCTATAAAATCTATACACCCAATCCCGAGATTGTCATGATGGCAAATGAACATATGGACTTTATGAACATTCTCAATCGAGGGGATTTAGTCATTCCTGATGGTATAGGCGTGGTCATAGGAGCCAAGATCATGAAAAAAGACATACCTGAGCGGGTGGCAGGTTATGACTTAGTCCAGAATATACTGGCAGAAATAGCAGATAATAAAATGACAGCCTATTTTCTAGGTTCAGCAAAGGGGATAGCAGAAGAAGCGGCTCATCATATGGAAAAGGCTTACCCTGGCTTAAAAGTCATGGGCACCCATGATGGTTATTTTGATGATCAAGAAGAAAAGCATATCATCGCATCCATCCAATCCTTACAACCGGATGTATTGCTCGTTGGCTTAGGTGCTTATCGCCAAGAAAAATGGATTGATGATCATGTTGAAAAACTTGGTGTCAAAGTGGCTATAGGTGTAGGCGGGTCTTTGGACGGCATGGCAGGTCATGTAAAAAGAGCACCTGTTATTTTCCAAAAACTCTATATGGAATGGTTGTATCGACTCATTAAGCAGCCATCCCGTGCAAGACGTATGCTAAAATTACCACTATTCTTAATACATGTCATCAGACATCGAAAGCATTGA
- a CDS encoding DUF4330 domain-containing protein has protein sequence MKIINEKGKLFGLINILDLITIVLIVAVVFGAYTKFFKGGTNLSIISSNRTKEMEFVVRLSPNYEAYFSQLAVGDKIAEKKRYLDAEITQVDIVDAYRSVTDENGTVHKKKHPFFKVALVTIKGTVSDKDPIYKLGDQEIRVGTPHWVTTQLCNISGHVYQIKE, from the coding sequence ATGAAGATTATCAATGAAAAGGGTAAGTTATTTGGTCTTATTAATATATTGGATTTAATCACCATTGTACTCATCGTTGCTGTTGTATTTGGTGCGTACACCAAGTTCTTCAAGGGGGGTACCAATCTTTCTATTATTTCCTCTAATCGAACAAAGGAAATGGAATTTGTTGTGCGGTTAAGTCCCAATTACGAGGCTTATTTCAGCCAGCTTGCTGTTGGGGACAAGATAGCTGAGAAAAAACGTTATTTAGATGCTGAAATTACCCAAGTAGACATTGTAGATGCTTACCGGTCGGTGACAGATGAAAACGGTACAGTTCATAAGAAAAAACATCCTTTCTTTAAGGTGGCCTTGGTGACCATTAAAGGAACGGTTTCCGATAAAGACCCTATTTACAAATTAGGTGACCAGGAAATTCGAGTAGGCACACCTCATTGGGTGACCACGCAACTGTGCAATATTTCCGGCCATGTCTATCAGATAAAAGAATAA
- a CDS encoding O-antigen ligase family protein, translated as MSKTICGYKIKSELVRDVKNKINILIVIFGLAMGAVGAKFGISMALGLTLFGLLGMAVLMDYERAIILLALYAFIDFGVRNVAGLARFGGIWDELFFLVLIGLFIYKVIRYKRASYKWTPLDLPIVFFVVIGIVLVCVNSPDLTIAIEGLRAVVQYILWYFLVVQLVDTTKGVTYITWTLTTIGGLMGLHGCYQYVTGAEMLGNWTDSAESITTRVYSIVGSPNILGSIFVLFIPIGLALITSDKNILRRIIAAGFTLAMCGGLLFTFSRGAWAAAAFGIAVYIFYKNKKILLPILLIGALGVILIPSISSRISYMLTDEYAIKASTGGRTFRWNEGINEWSEGNKAIGLGLGRFGGAVATNHELSPFYMDNYYLKTLVEMGYIGFIAYILLLICVIRWCSTAVIMEKNTQRKDLMMGLFAGVLGILFNNATENIFEVPMMVTYFWICIALIMVLKSERNNFVRG; from the coding sequence ATGAGTAAAACAATATGTGGATATAAAATAAAGAGTGAGTTGGTGAGGGATGTGAAGAATAAAATCAATATTCTTATTGTGATATTCGGTTTAGCCATGGGTGCTGTTGGTGCAAAATTCGGCATCAGTATGGCTCTTGGTTTAACCTTATTTGGACTATTGGGCATGGCGGTTTTAATGGATTATGAACGAGCAATTATCCTCTTAGCCTTATATGCCTTTATAGATTTTGGTGTGAGAAATGTAGCAGGTTTAGCCCGATTTGGAGGGATATGGGACGAACTGTTCTTTTTGGTTCTGATTGGTCTATTTATTTATAAGGTGATACGCTATAAGCGGGCTTCCTATAAGTGGACACCCCTTGATTTACCCATTGTCTTTTTTGTTGTGATAGGCATTGTTCTTGTATGTGTTAATTCACCGGATTTAACCATTGCCATTGAAGGACTTCGAGCAGTTGTCCAATATATATTATGGTATTTCCTTGTGGTGCAATTAGTGGATACAACAAAAGGTGTGACTTACATTACATGGACCTTAACAACCATTGGTGGGCTCATGGGTCTTCATGGCTGTTATCAATATGTCACTGGGGCTGAAATGTTAGGGAACTGGACAGACAGTGCAGAAAGCATTACCACACGGGTTTACTCCATTGTAGGGAGTCCCAATATATTAGGTTCCATATTCGTGTTGTTTATACCGATTGGACTGGCTTTGATAACGTCGGATAAAAATATACTAAGAAGAATCATTGCAGCAGGCTTTACTTTGGCCATGTGTGGTGGGTTGTTATTTACTTTTTCAAGAGGTGCTTGGGCAGCTGCTGCATTTGGTATAGCCGTTTATATTTTTTATAAAAATAAAAAGATATTATTACCCATTCTATTAATTGGAGCCTTAGGTGTTATACTGATTCCATCCATTTCCAGTCGTATCAGTTATATGTTAACGGATGAATATGCCATTAAAGCAAGTACAGGCGGCAGAACCTTTCGATGGAACGAAGGGATTAATGAATGGAGTGAAGGTAACAAGGCCATTGGTCTTGGTCTTGGGCGATTTGGTGGCGCTGTGGCGACCAATCATGAGTTATCACCTTTTTACATGGATAACTACTACTTGAAGACTTTGGTTGAGATGGGATATATCGGCTTTATTGCTTATATACTTCTACTGATATGTGTGATAAGATGGTGTTCCACAGCTGTCATTATGGAAAAAAATACACAGCGGAAAGACCTTATGATGGGGCTGTTTGCAGGTGTATTAGGTATTTTATTTAATAATGCCACAGAGAATATTTTTGAGGTACCCATGATGGTAACGTATTTCTGGATTTGTATTGCCTTAATCATGGTGTTGAAATCAGAAAGAAACAATTTTGTACGTGGATAG
- a CDS encoding glycosyltransferase — MKKKVLMVANQFPPMGGSGVQRSVKFAKYLPDFDWEPMVFTRECQQGLMDASLLKDLPENLKVIRTKAYDLSEWKKPFDILGKVIARKLLIPDGDRIWYEKNKDRLLEVIKNNPIDAIYTTSYPYSDHLLGLYVKKHMPHLPWIVDFRDEWSNNPYILDIGYSNRRMEKERHMEKEVVEHCDYFITNTPLMLKNFLKDYAIQDKAYVIPNGYDEEDFEGLDKSYKKKDKLVITYSGSMYGRRKPDYFLEAVHGLIHEEKIDRQDIVIRFIGNISNKKMEDIKQQYGLEDMVTALPYMPHRESIEQLLASDILLFIIGEGKGAENFYSGKVFEYMNTNRPILALVPPKGVAADVIRDTRTGYISETTNVARIKELMEKLYKDWKQDQVTLDPHWEKIQCFERKALTNQLVHILNKATNDVK, encoded by the coding sequence ATGAAAAAGAAAGTATTAATGGTAGCCAATCAGTTTCCACCCATGGGTGGTTCAGGTGTTCAAAGAAGTGTAAAGTTTGCTAAATATTTACCTGACTTTGACTGGGAACCTATGGTTTTTACCAGGGAATGCCAGCAAGGTTTAATGGACGCGTCCTTGTTAAAAGACTTACCAGAGAACCTTAAGGTAATACGCACCAAAGCTTATGACCTCAGTGAGTGGAAAAAGCCCTTTGATATCCTAGGCAAAGTGATTGCAAGAAAGCTGCTGATACCTGACGGAGACCGTATCTGGTATGAAAAAAATAAAGACCGTTTATTAGAGGTTATAAAAAACAACCCTATAGATGCCATTTACACCACATCCTATCCCTACAGTGACCATTTATTAGGTCTATATGTGAAAAAACATATGCCTCATTTACCTTGGATTGTTGATTTTAGGGACGAATGGAGCAATAACCCGTATATATTGGATATTGGGTATTCCAATAGACGTATGGAAAAAGAACGTCATATGGAAAAGGAAGTTGTGGAGCATTGTGATTACTTTATTACCAATACACCATTGATGTTAAAGAACTTTTTAAAAGACTATGCCATACAAGATAAAGCCTATGTGATACCGAATGGTTATGACGAAGAAGATTTTGAAGGTCTTGATAAAAGCTATAAGAAAAAAGACAAATTGGTGATTACCTATTCAGGTTCCATGTATGGCAGAAGAAAACCCGATTACTTTTTAGAAGCTGTCCATGGCTTGATTCATGAAGAAAAAATAGACCGACAGGATATAGTCATACGTTTTATTGGGAATATTTCTAATAAGAAAATGGAGGATATCAAACAGCAGTATGGCCTTGAAGACATGGTGACAGCTTTACCTTATATGCCTCACCGAGAGAGTATTGAACAATTATTAGCTTCAGATATCCTCTTATTCATCATAGGTGAAGGTAAAGGTGCAGAAAATTTCTATTCAGGTAAGGTGTTTGAATACATGAACACCAACCGGCCAATCCTTGCCCTTGTACCACCAAAGGGCGTTGCAGCAGATGTGATCCGTGATACCAGAACAGGCTATATTTCAGAAACCACCAATGTGGCGCGTATCAAGGAACTGATGGAAAAACTCTATAAGGACTGGAAGCAAGACCAAGTCACACTTGATCCACATTGGGAAAAAATACAATGTTTTGAGCGAAAGGCGTTAACCAATCAACTTGTTCACATATTGAATAAAGCGACCAATGACGTCAAATAA
- the csaB gene encoding polysaccharide pyruvyl transferase CsaB, with protein MINIVISGYIGYSNCGDDAILLAICEGIRELNIEAHITALSKNPSMTMKENNIKSVYRFNWKAVVHAIREADIIISGGGSLLQDRTSTRSLLYYLGIIKLAKLYKKKVMLYANGIGPINKRLNRIITKYIVNQVDLITLRDELSLKDLKDIRVSKPRMHVTADPVFSMKTIDRHAVNILKDAGIPLDKPLVGVLFREWNKLRYEDVLADVCDRLIEEKDVTIVLMPMEYQEDIGISKRIGRRMKHQAYVLDRELDSSSIISLIGEMHMIFSMRLHALLFAALSSVPMVGVVYDPKVSCYLELLDMPSAGDVSTLQQDKISHLINHVYDHYDTYVEKLNRIKVDMKKKAELNTKYLMDLINE; from the coding sequence ATGATCAATATAGTAATATCAGGATATATTGGCTATAGCAATTGTGGTGATGACGCCATATTGCTTGCCATATGTGAAGGTATAAGAGAACTGAATATCGAGGCGCACATTACAGCCTTATCCAAAAACCCATCCATGACCATGAAGGAAAACAATATTAAATCCGTCTATCGTTTTAATTGGAAGGCTGTTGTACATGCCATTAGAGAAGCAGATATCATTATCAGTGGAGGAGGCAGTCTTCTACAAGACCGGACAAGTACAAGGTCGTTGCTGTATTATCTAGGGATTATTAAGCTTGCTAAACTGTACAAAAAAAAGGTCATGCTCTATGCAAATGGTATTGGACCCATTAATAAAAGGCTTAATCGCATCATCACGAAATACATAGTGAATCAAGTGGACCTTATTACCTTGCGGGATGAATTATCCTTAAAAGATTTGAAGGATATTCGAGTGTCAAAACCCCGTATGCATGTCACAGCAGACCCTGTATTTTCAATGAAAACCATTGACCGTCATGCAGTGAATATACTGAAAGATGCAGGGATTCCTCTTGATAAACCTTTAGTAGGGGTGTTGTTTCGGGAATGGAATAAGTTACGTTATGAAGACGTTTTAGCAGATGTGTGTGACCGACTGATTGAAGAAAAAGATGTGACCATTGTATTGATGCCAATGGAATATCAAGAAGATATTGGTATCAGTAAACGCATTGGTCGCAGGATGAAGCACCAGGCTTATGTGCTGGATAGAGAACTGGATTCGTCATCCATCATCAGCTTAATTGGTGAAATGCACATGATCTTTAGTATGCGGCTCCACGCACTATTATTTGCGGCACTAAGCAGTGTACCCATGGTGGGTGTTGTTTACGACCCCAAGGTGAGCTGCTATCTGGAGTTATTGGATATGCCATCGGCTGGGGATGTCAGTACACTCCAACAAGATAAAATAAGCCATCTTATCAATCATGTGTACGATCATTATGATACCTATGTAGAGAAATTGAATCGGATCAAAGTGGATATGAAGAAAAAAGCGGAATTGAATACCAAATATCTCATGGACTTAATTAATGAATAA
- a CDS encoding DUF4330 domain-containing protein, producing the protein MKLVDKKGRLFGIINLIDLLIILIVIAIGFVGYNRFIKKTDETATGSSSNKKEIYLVAEAYRVEADIAASIQAGDQLVSQNKYQQGEIDYVEIRDNDYVATDKEGNLIAAKDPVEKTIEVGIICQANISGPYIDSGGQMIKVGSNYWIKTSKGQIQGYVKEIRLDE; encoded by the coding sequence ATGAAATTAGTGGATAAAAAAGGACGATTATTCGGTATCATTAATCTAATCGATTTACTGATTATACTTATTGTTATAGCTATTGGTTTTGTGGGTTATAACCGGTTTATTAAAAAAACAGATGAAACGGCAACCGGGTCTAGTTCCAATAAAAAAGAAATCTATCTTGTAGCAGAAGCTTACCGGGTTGAAGCAGATATAGCAGCATCCATTCAAGCAGGTGATCAGCTGGTCTCTCAAAATAAGTACCAGCAAGGTGAAATCGACTATGTGGAAATAAGGGATAACGATTATGTGGCAACAGACAAAGAGGGTAACCTGATTGCGGCAAAAGACCCTGTAGAAAAAACCATTGAAGTGGGGATTATCTGCCAAGCCAATATAAGCGGTCCATATATAGATAGTGGTGGACAGATGATTAAGGTAGGCAGTAACTATTGGATTAAGACAAGTAAAGGTCAGATTCAGGGTTATGTGAAAGAAATTCGATTAGATGAATAA
- a CDS encoding glycosyltransferase family 4 protein produces the protein MKILHLISGGDDGGAKTHVITLLKELSQYEDITLVCLLDESFAKEAKEAGIHVVILKQEKRYNLQIVNQLVDHLKDGYNLLHCHGARANFLGMFIKRKYKIPMVSTIHSDYRSDFDNNIYKKMVYTPLNYMSLKRMDYFIAITEQFKGMLVKRGFKEDKIYVAYNGIAVEEKPCSLTKEAFLEQYGLTYDKNITYIGIVTRLHPVKGIPVFLKAAAKVRQRNTRIQFLIAGYGDDKHTEKYKDYVKQHGLQEAIHFLGFVKNIPSFHGAIDINVLTSHSESFPYALLEGGLHRKATITTAVGGIPEMIEHDKSGLLFEDGDYEALSHAMEKLADDEALRIALGDALFKRIENNFSDKKMARMHVDIYEDILKHHHRK, from the coding sequence ATGAAAATTCTACATCTCATTAGTGGAGGCGATGATGGAGGGGCCAAAACCCATGTCATCACTTTATTAAAAGAATTAAGTCAATATGAAGACATCACTTTAGTGTGCTTGTTAGATGAAAGCTTTGCCAAAGAGGCAAAAGAAGCAGGTATTCACGTGGTGATTCTTAAACAAGAAAAACGTTATAATTTACAGATTGTTAATCAGCTTGTTGACCACCTAAAAGATGGCTATAACCTGCTACATTGTCATGGCGCACGCGCGAACTTTTTGGGTATGTTCATTAAAAGAAAATATAAAATTCCCATGGTGTCTACCATACATAGTGACTATCGGTCCGATTTTGATAATAACATCTATAAGAAGATGGTCTATACACCACTTAATTATATGAGTTTAAAACGTATGGATTATTTTATCGCCATTACAGAGCAATTTAAAGGCATGCTGGTGAAGCGCGGTTTCAAAGAGGATAAGATATATGTGGCTTATAACGGCATTGCTGTTGAGGAAAAGCCCTGTTCATTGACAAAGGAAGCGTTTCTTGAACAATATGGGTTGACCTATGACAAAAACATCACCTATATCGGTATCGTCACAAGACTTCATCCTGTCAAGGGCATTCCTGTTTTTCTAAAAGCAGCTGCAAAAGTGCGCCAAAGAAATACCCGTATTCAATTTCTGATTGCAGGGTATGGGGATGACAAGCATACGGAAAAATACAAAGACTATGTGAAACAACATGGGCTTCAAGAAGCAATCCATTTTTTAGGGTTTGTAAAAAATATCCCTAGTTTTCATGGGGCTATTGATATCAATGTGTTGACCTCTCACAGTGAGAGCTTCCCATATGCCTTATTAGAAGGTGGTCTTCATAGAAAAGCTACCATTACGACGGCTGTTGGCGGGATTCCAGAAATGATAGAGCATGACAAATCCGGTTTGCTTTTTGAGGATGGGGATTATGAAGCCCTTTCCCATGCCATGGAAAAATTAGCAGATGATGAGGCATTACGTATTGCACTTGGTGATGCCTTATTCAAACGCATTGAAAACAATTTTTCAGATAAAAAAATGGCGCGTATGCATGTTGATATTTATGAAGATATTTTGAAACATCATCATAGAAAATAG
- a CDS encoding nucleotide sugar dehydrogenase: protein MKQKICVLGLGYIGLPTAAMFASNGYPIIGVDVNEKVVQALNQGEIIIEEPYLDVMVREVVASGKLKAATQPEEADVYIIAVPTPINEDKTADLSYVVSATQSIVPFVKKGDIIILESTSPPNTVENVVVPILEESSLHVREDLYVAHSPERVIPGKILFELVENNRIVGGINEKSALKVKKLYEAFVKGDIYLTDATTAEMCKLMENTYRDVNIALANELSTICEAMGINAWDVRAFSNKHPRVNIHLPGPGVGGHCIAVDPWFIVEKHPHLAQMMTLARLTNDGRPAYVFDKCRQILGTLKHKKVTILGMTYKPDVDDMRESPILELVKLLEEVSGITIALYDPFIHDYKYLEKDVYEACKDSDLVVLGVGHKVFRDIDMAKVYEGMREKHIYDTTNFFNHDALIDIGFDAHLLGKGRR from the coding sequence ATGAAACAAAAAATATGTGTCCTTGGTTTAGGTTACATTGGCCTGCCTACAGCGGCCATGTTCGCAAGTAATGGCTATCCCATCATTGGTGTGGATGTGAACGAGAAGGTCGTTCAGGCATTAAACCAAGGAGAAATTATCATAGAAGAACCCTATCTGGATGTGATGGTAAGAGAAGTTGTAGCATCAGGTAAGTTAAAAGCTGCAACACAACCTGAAGAAGCAGATGTGTATATCATTGCAGTACCAACACCTATTAACGAAGATAAAACCGCTGATTTATCTTATGTGGTCAGTGCCACACAGTCCATTGTGCCCTTTGTTAAAAAAGGTGATATCATTATATTAGAATCCACATCACCCCCCAATACCGTTGAAAACGTTGTGGTGCCTATCTTAGAGGAATCATCTCTTCATGTGCGAGAAGATCTCTATGTGGCCCATTCCCCAGAACGGGTGATACCTGGCAAGATTCTCTTTGAACTGGTTGAAAATAACCGTATCGTGGGTGGGATTAATGAAAAGTCCGCTTTAAAAGTAAAGAAATTATATGAAGCCTTCGTGAAAGGTGATATTTACCTAACAGATGCCACAACAGCAGAGATGTGTAAGCTCATGGAAAATACTTACCGTGATGTGAACATTGCACTTGCTAATGAACTATCTACCATCTGTGAAGCCATGGGCATCAATGCATGGGATGTACGAGCGTTCTCCAACAAACACCCAAGAGTGAATATTCACCTGCCAGGACCAGGCGTTGGCGGACACTGTATTGCGGTAGACCCATGGTTTATCGTAGAGAAACATCCACATCTTGCACAAATGATGACTTTAGCACGCTTGACCAATGATGGCAGACCAGCCTATGTCTTTGACAAATGCCGTCAGATATTAGGCACTTTAAAACATAAAAAAGTGACCATCTTAGGCATGACCTATAAGCCGGATGTGGATGATATGCGTGAGAGTCCTATTCTCGAGCTAGTTAAACTGCTTGAAGAAGTAAGCGGCATCACCATCGCTTTATATGACCCCTTCATTCATGACTATAAGTATTTGGAAAAAGACGTTTACGAAGCTTGCAAAGACAGTGACCTTGTGGTTTTAGGTGTGGGGCATAAGGTATTTCGAGATATTGATATGGCGAAAGTCTATGAGGGTATGCGTGAAAAACATATCTATGACACAACCAATTTCTTCAATCATGACGCACTTATAGACATTGGATTTGATGCACATTTACTTGGAAAAGGTAGAAGGTAA